GGTCTGGTATATGCTGGTGCTGCCTATCTTGCCTATATGGGTTACAAAATACTCACGAGTAAAAGCAGTGGCATTAAGGTTGCTAAAGAGCATGATGCGAAGAGCTATGTTGCAGCGGCAAAAGATGGTTTTGCCATTGCCTTTTTAAATCCTAAACTGGCAATTTTTTTCCTCGCGTTGTTTTCACAATTTATCGATCCCGAAGCGCTCACTCTTAAGATCGCAGTGATTATGTGTATGACTGTGTTGGTGATTGACGCGCTGTGGTATTTCTTTGTGTCTGTCGTCACAGCCTCTGCCAGGGAGCGATTCGACTTAACTGCAAAACAAGCCATCATTGATAAGCTACTAGGCTGCGCTTTTCTGCTATTGGCTGCCCGGGTTGTTTATCAAACCATCTAGCGCTTAGTGCCAGCCATGCAACCGGACATAATTGCTGACCACAAAGACTTTTAGTGTTGGACTTACCACGGTGTAATGATCGAATTTCAACGCCAGTCGATGTGACCCCCGGCTGGCGACTGATGCGATATCCACATGGATACATTGTCCGTTTGGTAGCACCAGACTTGCGCCGCGCACAGTAAACATCTCTTCATACTGCGATGCGTTGAGCGGGAAAGTACAGATGCGGGCACCAGTGAGTGACAAAGAATCGACATGAAAAGATGCCCGGGGAAAGTTCAGCAATAACCGTACAGACGGATAGGGTGTAAATCGCCAACTGCGCGGCATGCCATGCCCTTCGACGATATGCGGCAGGTCGTCAATAATGGATAGCAGCGTTTGGTGATCCGGATGCCACTGACTGTTATTTTGACTAAACGCAGGGCTCATTGGTTGAGTTGGAAAGTCAACGATATTGGCTGTTTGCAAATGTGAATCGAGCAGACGCTCAGTTTGGGCGTAACTGGCCTCATGCTGGGCGAGTTCCTCAAGCAAGTCACTGGTAAAAGCCTTCAACTCATTACACAAATTGGCGTGTGCCTGAAATAAATCTAGCTGAGATGTTTCCACCACCAGGTGAATATAGTCCAGCTCATCCTGTGTCAGATCCATGATAGTAATCACCGCATAATTCGTAGTTTAAAAATTAAGCAGGTTTTGTACCAGTTTTAGTTTCATCTTTGACTGATTATTGACACCTATTCTGGATGGCGAGCTGAGCAAAACAAACAAGCTGTGATTCAATTTCTGAGCTCAGGCATTGACCAAAGTTAAGCCGAACATAGTTATGGTAGAGGTCAGTTGTCGAAAACGCATCGCCACAGAGGATATAAATCTGTTCATCACGCAGTTGTGCCTGAAGTTGCTGAGTATCGACCTGCGGCAACTCAAACCACAATACCAGCCCACCCTGCGGACGGTTAAGTTTGATGTTCGCTGGCAGCAATTGTATCAAAATCTGGATGTATCGGTTGCATTGTAAGGCAAGCGACTGGTTGAGTTTTTTCAGATAGCGGGCGTAATGCCCCGCGCTGATATAATCTGCCAGTGCCAGCTGGAGCGGTCGATTACACCCCAAAGAGCGAACCCGGATCAGGTCGCTATAGGTTTGGTGAAAACGTCCGGGTGCACACCAGCCAAGCCTGAACCCCGGCGCCAGTGTTTTGGAAATACTGCTGCACCAAATTATCCAGCCGTCTTCATCAAAATGCTTTACAGGCAGCGGCGTTGTGCCTGTGTGGCTGAGTTCCCGATAGACATCGTCTTCGATCACCGGGATTTGGTATTGCTTTGCCATCCATGCGAGAGACTGTTTTTGCTGTGTGCTGAGGCTGTGGCCAGTTGGGTTTTGAAAGTTAGCGCTGATCAGACAGGCCGCAATTTTTTGTCCGGCCATGGCGTTTTCTAACTGGACCAGATCTATGCCATCCTGGTTACTTGGGACTTCCAGCACTTGCCTGCCCATTACGCTCAGTGTATCCAGCAAGCCCGTGTAGCATGGTGAGGGTACTGCTATCACATCCTGTTCTTTGGTCGTGATCTCCAGCGCTGTTTTGACCGCATCCAGACAGCCCTGTGTGATGATCAACGCCTGTTCCTGCAACATAAAGCCTTGCATTTGGAGGTGCTCTGACAGTGCGCGTCTCAATGTTGGCTCACCGAGTGGGTCGCCATAATTAAACATGCTGAGGTTGCCTCGCATCGTCCGGTTCAGTGAGGAACGCAGTTGTTGCGTATCTATCAGGCTGGTGTCGAGTTGTGCGGTGGCAAACCCCGACCTGAGTCGTCGTGGTGGGGTTTTAGGTAACGCACTGATTTGGGCATCAAATTGTGCGTGTTCAGTGAGTGGTACTGGCGTATGTTCTGAGCAGGGAAAAAAGCCGCGTTTGGGATCTGCGCGAATGTAGCCGAGAGACTCAAGATACCTATAACACGCCAGTGCCGTGGTCATACTGACCTGATGCAGGGCACTGAGCTGACGTAATGAAGGCAATGGCTGATCTTGTGGATATTCCCCGTCGTCCATGGCGCAGATAAACTGCGCTGCTAACACTTTGTATTTTGCCTGCTTGCTCATCTGTTATCTAAAAAATCATATTTTTTGTATCTGTTACCTTTTTTCTATCACGTTACAGTGAGAGCGTAAAGTTAAAAGGAGCCATCATGCATTCATTATTTTCTCAGCCGTTACCAACCTATACGCAGTTGCTTGCTGCGCTGGAGCAAGCATGCAATGAGTTTAGGGACTCGCTTGATACCCGCAGGGTAAGTAATCCGAACGTTTGTCTGGAAGCACGAACGCTCGGCGAACAGCCTGCGGGATTCGAGGCATTCAGCCAGATTTTTAACGATGAAATCGCACCACAGCTTTCAGCCAGTAACGGCGGGCGTTACTGGGGCTTTGTCACTGGGGGTGCCAATCCTGTTGCGACTTATGCTGACTGGCTGGTCACCTTGTATAACCAAAATGTATCGAAAGGTGGAGATTCGGTTGCAAGCCAGGTAGAACGTCAGACTATCAAGTGGTTAACTGAACTATTTGAGCTTCCTGCGATGTTTGAGGGGGTGATGACCACAGGTGCGACAGCCGCGAATGTGTTGGGCGCAATGACTGCCAGACAGGAAGCCGGACTGAGACAAGGAATAGACGTTGCGAAAGTCGGAAGCAAAGATCTGGACTGTACTGTATTAGCCGCGACGCCGCATGCCAGTATGGTTAAAGCGCTTGGGCTGGCTGGGCTGGGCCAGGAAACCTGGGTCCAGATTGCCCGAGAACCCGGCACCGAAGCCATGGACATACACGACCTGGCCCGCAAGCTGAGTGAGTGTGATAGTCCGGGAAAAATCGTGATTGCCAGTGCTGCAACGGTGACAGGAACAGATTATGACGATCTTACTCAGGTAGCGCAGCTATGTCGCCGACATAAGGCCTGGTTACATGTGGATGGTGCATTTGGTATTTTCGAGCGACTACTTACGGGCCCAAATGGCAAAACACAGGGGATTGAACTGGCAGACAGCATAACACTGGACTGCCATAAATGGTTAAATGTGCCCTATGATTGCGGCGTATTTTTGACTCGCCATCCGCATACTTTGTTTGCAACTTGCAATGTGGATGCACCTTATCTGGCAAACAGTGAAGAGGCGTTTCCTTTTATGTCTTTGGGGATTGAAAACTCAAGACGCTTCAGAGCGTTGCCTGTCTGGGCTACTTTGCTCGCTTATGGCAAACAAGGTATCAAGGTGCAGATCCAACGTAATGTGGCACAGGCTGCGACTTTGGCTAACTGGATTGACGCCTCACCAGCATATGAACTGGTGAAAGCCTGTGAGCTGAATGTGGTTGTGTTCTCGGCCAGCGCAGCAAATGCTCATGATACGGAGGCTCTGTTAGCACAGTTAAACGAAGCTGGTCAGGTGTTTATGACGCCTGGCAGATGGCAGGGAAGCCCTGTGATACGGTGTGCATTTAGTAACTGGCGTACTGAACAACGAGATGTCGAGTTAGCCATTGCTGAACTATCCAGGTTAGCAAAGTAAAGGGAAATGGCGATCCCTTCAGATGTGAAGGGATCGCACATGGAGTCTACTTAGCGGCGCATATCTGCATCAAATCGCATATATGAGCTGGTTGGGTCGTTTTCAGTGGCTGGGTCCGGTTCCATCATTTTCAGCACAGACACTTTCCAGCCATCATCGAGCATTGAGCTTGGCGAAATGACATAACCTTCAGCACTGAGTCCGGAAGCTGGGGTGTTTGCCATCAGCATCAGTTGCCCTTGATTCACAGACCAGGTAAAGGCACGTGTTTTACCCTCTGTGACCATCTCGGCTAAGTTCCCGCTATGGAACTCCACATACATAGTCTGATCGCCATTGATAAGCGCATAGCGTTCATACATCAGAGTGTGGCTATCGAACATAGGTTGACCAGACATAGGTTTAACACGCTGTACTATGCCCAAGTCATTGCCATCTTTCCACTGGATCACATCGCCGTTCAGGAACATGGCGAATCGCGTGTCACTGTCTGCGAGCTGATTCAGTTCAAACGTTAACTCAGTTTGGCCCGTGCTGGCATCATAGCTAAAGCTACCATAGTTGATTCCAGCCATGGCTGAATCGGCGCTCTCATAGTCAGCCTCAAAAAACTTATTATCGGGCATAAATGCCGTTACCCAGATCCGACCCTGATCGAGCGGATACTCCACATAAGCACCCACCAAGGGGTTATTTGCGTCGGCCAGTCGGGTGAAGGTGAACGGGGGCTCACCCTCAACATCAACTGTCAGACTGTTACCATCGATCATCATGGTGTGTTTGAGCTCAGAATCAAATCCATACGAGCCATTAGCGTCAAAAATCATATCGACCATAAATTCGCCAGTGCTGTCATTCCAGCTGGCATAACCGACTTCCAGACCTGCCATCGCATCAGGTGTATCATCTGATTTAAGTTCCATATGGACCCATTTACCGTCGCGGATCACGACCACAAAGTCGGGCTCGTTGGGGTCATACCAGGCGCCGTTAAGTGGGTCGGTTGAGTAAACTGGCACAGGGTGGGTTATCATATTGGCCTTACTCGCTGCCTGACCATTAAGGTAGTAGGTCATTTCCTCACCTTGCTCGCAGTTGGTATCTAATGGGTAATTACAGACCTTAATATAGTCGCGATCAAAGCCTTTCAGGTCACTCACAGTGACCGATCCAGACTCATCAGAATGTAGCTTGCCTGATTTAACAGAGTAAGTGCCTATTTCGCTAAAGTTACTGTCGCGGATTACCCGGGTAAAGGTGTCTTCGTCGCTGTAATTCAGGAAGTAGTATTTTATCTCAGCCTGAAAACCGCCGTTCAGGATGTGGAAAATACGGTTATCCATCCACATATAATCAAATTGGGTAAAGGTCGTACCAGTTTTCACGTACTTGAGCATGTAACTGGAACCCGGGCCCGGATCAAATGAATTAGTAAAGCTATGGCGTACATACCAGCTGCTGTTATCCATAGAGATAACCTCATAGTGATTACTGCCAACGACTGAGCAGCTCTCGGGCGTTGCGCCTTCAGGGCACTGATGGACATTCCGCTGATTCATGCTGTCATAGTAGGTATTGAGCGACAAGGAGCGACCATCAATTTCCCAAACCTGAGTGTACTTGTTCAGCTGTAAATAGCTGACACCATTGACATAGTTGTCAAAGAAATAGTTTTGCGGCAGGTTTTCGCCATAGTAAGGCACAAAGCGCCCTTGTGCCATCGCATTGTTCAGGGTGACACTTTGCTCAGGCATTATGATGCCTGTGCGGTGGCGGTGCGTCATTGACGCCATTTTGTCTGGTTCAGTGGCCACAGCATCATCAGTGATGGCCCAGAATTGGAAGCCATTTTGCAGTGATTTTAACAACCAGTAAGTGAGCGTTTGTGCTTCCATAGTGTCAGTTTTGGCAAGCATCACAACCAGGTTATTGGCACTCACTTGCCAGCTAAAATCACGCTCGGTGCCATCTGGTAAGGTAGATTTGCCGGTGCCATCCTGGTTGAACATCATCTTGCCTGTTTGCGGTAGATAGTACTCGTTGCCGGTTTCACCCGCCATCAGGTAGTACATTTGGTCAAAGTGCCACACTCCTTGCATTTGCGCCGCTGTGGGGGTAATGGTGTTGCCACGCACAACCATAGTAAAGTCTTCAGTGTCAGATACATCCGCATTTAAAACAGTATCATCATCGGCTTTGATCTCATCTCGCACGCCAGTCAGGCTGATTGCTTTGGCAAAGTCATTGTCATCGTAAATGCTAAAAGTTGCAGTTTTGTACCGTGAGTAGCAGGTATAGTTCATGCCTTCGGTATTTTTACAACTGTGCCTGGGGGAGAAAATACCGTCACCAAAAACAATACTCACTGCTCCGTCAGTCGCCTGTGTCCAGGTGATGGCACCGCTGGTATGATCGGTGAACGTACCTGTGCCGTCCTCGTTTAATGTCATTTCTGTAAAGTGGCTGCGGAAGTATCGTGTTGAACCAATCAGGTAGGAACCAACAATGGAGCCTTCACCATTATCAACAAGTTTGTCGTCGTTTTTGATCGACTCTTTGGTTGTCTCAATTAACGTTGGATCGGAGTCATTGATTGTATTCGTTAGCTCATCAATAGCACCTTGGTTTGAAACCAGTTCGAAGGTATTGTTTACCCCCGTGGGCAATGAGAATTTGGTATCGCCGCTGCCATCGACAACCAGTTTTATCAGTGCTGATAAGGTCAGTTTTTCGTTGGCATCAACACCGACCAGGGCATTGTTCAGCTCGTCCGTGGTTTGCGGTACACCGCCCACTGAACGTGTAACCAATGCATACTCCGCAGTTGTTACATTGGTGATGTTCACACCAAAGTTTTCGCTGCTATTGACTATACCATCATCACCAGCCTGAGTAGCGACAGCTGCAAAACTCTCCAGCTGCGAATAGAATTCGACATTCTCCTGGTTGGTTCCACCATTGGCCTGGATGCGGATGAGTCGGTTAACGGCGGAATCATCAACATCAAGCTGAATGGTGTAAGTACCATCGTTACCTGCGGTCGCCGGGAAGGATTCATCGCCTACGTAGACCATCAAAGAGGCATTTGCGACCGGTGCATCGGTCACTATACCGTTAAGTGTGACTGATCTCACCAAGCGTTTTACTGTGAAACTTTTCGTGGCTGTGGAAGTTGCCCCATCGTCATCTGTTACGGTCACCGCAATAGTCATAGCGGTATCTGTGGTTACTTCGGGCGTAGTGAAGCTGACATCGCTGGTGGTGCTGTTGTTTAATGTCGTTGTCGGGCCTGATGTGATACTCCAGCTGTAGCTGGCGATTTCGCCATCGCTGTCTGTCGCATTGGCTTTAAGCGATACTGCCGTTTGCTCAAGTGCTTCGCTATCGCCAGTAATACTGACCGAGGGCGCTTGGTTTTGTACACCAGGGTCTGGGTTAGGATCTGGGTTAGGGTTGGGTGATGGGCCGCTATCTGATGAGCCACCGCACCCAGCCAATATGGCTGTCAAGCCAGAGGCTATTAGTAATAATTTGAGACTTTTCATAAACACACCTGTTTTATTTAGCGAAATGAACTCGCCTTTCCTTTGGTTATTTAGTGAGCAGGGTAAGCATAGTTTATAAGTCGAAAAAGTGAACTTTAAATGGCCAGAAATCTCAGTAATACCAGTGATACAGGCTATTGTATGCAATTTCCTTCATAGGAATTGAGCTTTGACCGAATTTTGTTCAGGTGAGGTGGGTTTTTGCAATGATTTTTCACTGGCGGGTTGCAAAGCAATGAGATGATCATAGACTAAACCCTAACGTGTTTCGTCATGGTTTCCCTCGCTGTCGGCGAGTGCAAAGACGTAATAGCAAAAGAATAATAACGAGCCCAAATTTGCCAGCTTTGAGCTACCTACTGGGTAGTGACATGGCAGAGGGTTGACGAGAAATCCATGGATTTTATACAAATTGGCGAGTTTCGCCTTTACCAACACACCAATGAGCTGATTAATGATGAGCACCGCATTACACTGGATCCAAGGCTGCTCTCATTACTGACATTTTTTATCAACAATCCCAATCGAATTATCGGACGGGATGAATTGCAAAACGCAATCTGGCAAGGCTCTATCGTAACGGATAATGCCATCAACAAGTTGGTGGCCAATCTCAGAAAAGTGTTTTGTGATGACCCTAAGGCGCCTCGATACATCCAAACCGTGCCTAAACAAGGTTATCGCTTTATTGCGCCCATCAATTCAGGTGTGGAGGACACTTCAGCTTCGTCGGTACACTCCGTTGCGCAAAAGCCTGCTCTATCGCGTTATTTGTTGCGGGGCATACTGGTGCTGGCTGGATTGCTGAGTAGTCTTGCCTGGATTTATGGTCGTTCACCGTCATTACAATATGGCGAGAGTCAGGCGCTGAGCCGGGTTAGTGGCGGCAAGATGTTTCCTATTGTGCTGGCATCCCAGTCTCATGTAGCTTTTTTAAATGTCACTGCGGATCAAGGGCGCAGTTTGTGGGTGGCCGATTACGAACGTGACAATCGTGCTTTACCGCGGTCTGTTGATGCCCCGGGTTATCATTTACAACAATTGCTGGGTAGTCAGGGCGAGTATTTGGTTTTTAAAGGCTACTATCAGCAGCAGTGTGGTTGGTTTAAAGCCAGGCTGGACCTGGCAGCACAGAAACTCGCTCCCCCCTCAGAAGCCTTGTATAACTGTGACCTTATCTACCATGACAGCATTTATGTTGCAGGCGAAGACCGCATATACTCACTGGCTCATGAACGCCGTTTCGAGCATAAAAACGATTTATATACCTTTAATTTCTCTGGTGAAATCAGTAAGTTGGTAACCGAGCTGGAATCGACATGGCGTCTGGCCTACCTGGATGCTCACCCGGAGACAAGTGAGCTGCTGCTGACAGCACACACCAATGACGGAAACAGCAGAGTGATCACTTATGATCCCGGATCGGCAGAGCAAGCCCTACAGATTGCCCGAACCGGCCTGATGCACGGCGCGATTTGGGACCACACCCACAGTGGGATTGTATT
This window of the Pseudoalteromonas rubra genome carries:
- a CDS encoding winged helix-turn-helix domain-containing protein; translated protein: MDFIQIGEFRLYQHTNELINDEHRITLDPRLLSLLTFFINNPNRIIGRDELQNAIWQGSIVTDNAINKLVANLRKVFCDDPKAPRYIQTVPKQGYRFIAPINSGVEDTSASSVHSVAQKPALSRYLLRGILVLAGLLSSLAWIYGRSPSLQYGESQALSRVSGGKMFPIVLASQSHVAFLNVTADQGRSLWVADYERDNRALPRSVDAPGYHLQQLLGSQGEYLVFKGYYQQQCGWFKARLDLAAQKLAPPSEALYNCDLIYHDSIYVAGEDRIYSLAHERRFEHKNDLYTFNFSGEISKLVTELESTWRLAYLDAHPETSELLLTAHTNDGNSRVITYDPGSAEQALQIARTGLMHGAIWDHTHSGIVFSSSSPRTQMYHQSFTASQPTLLSSLSDKICCNIARHSNGKDYIFTTYDKDIELQWLETGFVLDNSNGLDRSPRLAHTDTGVYFISDRSGSSQVYYQKPQEQARPLPRLPDHARLRDMALSPDDEFLLINHDNHAMWLIPTNEAQQGNTLFFDGYIYQQSWLSNSLFALSVKQNELKRVQIYNRQMQQVAQLPQGWISAFTDPATPEYVYVTDIEHVLYRFAFASILNGIDQAQGEKIGELEPFSNLEIENGIVYLMTKEWHELTRYKLSDEGLHPLSRQDIGSYMGFDVRDGQVIYGRKAAFRSDVYKTVAR
- a CDS encoding aminotransferase-like domain-containing protein; protein product: MSKQAKYKVLAAQFICAMDDGEYPQDQPLPSLRQLSALHQVSMTTALACYRYLESLGYIRADPKRGFFPCSEHTPVPLTEHAQFDAQISALPKTPPRRLRSGFATAQLDTSLIDTQQLRSSLNRTMRGNLSMFNYGDPLGEPTLRRALSEHLQMQGFMLQEQALIITQGCLDAVKTALEITTKEQDVIAVPSPCYTGLLDTLSVMGRQVLEVPSNQDGIDLVQLENAMAGQKIAACLISANFQNPTGHSLSTQQKQSLAWMAKQYQIPVIEDDVYRELSHTGTTPLPVKHFDEDGWIIWCSSISKTLAPGFRLGWCAPGRFHQTYSDLIRVRSLGCNRPLQLALADYISAGHYARYLKKLNQSLALQCNRYIQILIQLLPANIKLNRPQGGLVLWFELPQVDTQQLQAQLRDEQIYILCGDAFSTTDLYHNYVRLNFGQCLSSEIESQLVCFAQLAIQNRCQ
- a CDS encoding LysE family translocator, whose protein sequence is MELTAWLSLAFICCVGAMSPGPSLAVVLRYSLYHSAQHGIVASLSHGLGVGIYASLSLLGLASLIEQFPLVYQGLVYAGAAYLAYMGYKILTSKSSGIKVAKEHDAKSYVAAAKDGFAIAFLNPKLAIFFLALFSQFIDPEALTLKIAVIMCMTVLVIDALWYFFVSVVTASARERFDLTAKQAIIDKLLGCAFLLLAARVVYQTI
- a CDS encoding PKD domain-containing protein, coding for MKSLKLLLIASGLTAILAGCGGSSDSGPSPNPNPDPNPDPGVQNQAPSVSITGDSEALEQTAVSLKANATDSDGEIASYSWSITSGPTTTLNNSTTSDVSFTTPEVTTDTAMTIAVTVTDDDGATSTATKSFTVKRLVRSVTLNGIVTDAPVANASLMVYVGDESFPATAGNDGTYTIQLDVDDSAVNRLIRIQANGGTNQENVEFYSQLESFAAVATQAGDDGIVNSSENFGVNITNVTTAEYALVTRSVGGVPQTTDELNNALVGVDANEKLTLSALIKLVVDGSGDTKFSLPTGVNNTFELVSNQGAIDELTNTINDSDPTLIETTKESIKNDDKLVDNGEGSIVGSYLIGSTRYFRSHFTEMTLNEDGTGTFTDHTSGAITWTQATDGAVSIVFGDGIFSPRHSCKNTEGMNYTCYSRYKTATFSIYDDNDFAKAISLTGVRDEIKADDDTVLNADVSDTEDFTMVVRGNTITPTAAQMQGVWHFDQMYYLMAGETGNEYYLPQTGKMMFNQDGTGKSTLPDGTERDFSWQVSANNLVVMLAKTDTMEAQTLTYWLLKSLQNGFQFWAITDDAVATEPDKMASMTHRHRTGIIMPEQSVTLNNAMAQGRFVPYYGENLPQNYFFDNYVNGVSYLQLNKYTQVWEIDGRSLSLNTYYDSMNQRNVHQCPEGATPESCSVVGSNHYEVISMDNSSWYVRHSFTNSFDPGPGSSYMLKYVKTGTTFTQFDYMWMDNRIFHILNGGFQAEIKYYFLNYSDEDTFTRVIRDSNFSEIGTYSVKSGKLHSDESGSVTVSDLKGFDRDYIKVCNYPLDTNCEQGEEMTYYLNGQAASKANMITHPVPVYSTDPLNGAWYDPNEPDFVVVIRDGKWVHMELKSDDTPDAMAGLEVGYASWNDSTGEFMVDMIFDANGSYGFDSELKHTMMIDGNSLTVDVEGEPPFTFTRLADANNPLVGAYVEYPLDQGRIWVTAFMPDNKFFEADYESADSAMAGINYGSFSYDASTGQTELTFELNQLADSDTRFAMFLNGDVIQWKDGNDLGIVQRVKPMSGQPMFDSHTLMYERYALINGDQTMYVEFHSGNLAEMVTEGKTRAFTWSVNQGQLMLMANTPASGLSAEGYVISPSSMLDDGWKVSVLKMMEPDPATENDPTSSYMRFDADMRR
- a CDS encoding pyridoxal phosphate-dependent decarboxylase family protein, coding for MHSLFSQPLPTYTQLLAALEQACNEFRDSLDTRRVSNPNVCLEARTLGEQPAGFEAFSQIFNDEIAPQLSASNGGRYWGFVTGGANPVATYADWLVTLYNQNVSKGGDSVASQVERQTIKWLTELFELPAMFEGVMTTGATAANVLGAMTARQEAGLRQGIDVAKVGSKDLDCTVLAATPHASMVKALGLAGLGQETWVQIAREPGTEAMDIHDLARKLSECDSPGKIVIASAATVTGTDYDDLTQVAQLCRRHKAWLHVDGAFGIFERLLTGPNGKTQGIELADSITLDCHKWLNVPYDCGVFLTRHPHTLFATCNVDAPYLANSEEAFPFMSLGIENSRRFRALPVWATLLAYGKQGIKVQIQRNVAQAATLANWIDASPAYELVKACELNVVVFSASAANAHDTEALLAQLNEAGQVFMTPGRWQGSPVIRCAFSNWRTEQRDVELAIAELSRLAK